A window of Brachybacterium fresconis contains these coding sequences:
- a CDS encoding aldo/keto reductase yields the protein MQHRTPSRLGRPLSVIGQGCWQIGADWGEVSDDAAHAVLDAALEAGVSFFDTADGYGDGRSERLVGQMRNAAADGAESAGPSAPLFLATKVSRRADPFAPESFTEENLRGWVERSRQNLAMDTLDLVQLHCPPAEIYRDEAVFDVLDTLVQEQKIAAWGVSVETCEEALISLEREHLASIQIVLNPFRLKPLEQVVPRAREKGVAVIARVPLASGLLTGKFSADTTFAADDHRSFNRHGEAFDQGETFAGVEYELGLESVARLEHALRWEMPLPEASLRWILAQDGVTAAIPGASSGEQARRNAAAGSVATDEQQQILARFDEAVRETYDELLRESIHPRW from the coding sequence ATGCAGCACCGCACCCCCTCCCGCCTGGGCCGTCCGCTGTCCGTGATCGGCCAGGGCTGCTGGCAGATCGGCGCCGACTGGGGCGAGGTCTCCGACGACGCCGCCCATGCCGTGCTCGATGCCGCCCTCGAGGCGGGAGTGAGCTTCTTCGACACCGCCGACGGGTACGGCGACGGCCGCAGCGAGCGCCTGGTGGGCCAGATGCGGAACGCGGCCGCGGACGGGGCCGAGAGCGCCGGCCCGTCGGCCCCGCTGTTCCTGGCCACCAAGGTCTCTCGTCGGGCCGATCCCTTCGCACCGGAGTCCTTCACCGAGGAGAATCTGCGCGGCTGGGTGGAGCGCTCGCGGCAGAACCTCGCGATGGACACCCTCGACCTCGTCCAGCTGCACTGCCCGCCGGCGGAGATCTACCGCGACGAGGCCGTCTTCGACGTGCTCGACACCCTGGTCCAGGAGCAGAAGATCGCCGCCTGGGGCGTGAGCGTGGAGACGTGCGAGGAAGCGCTGATCAGCCTCGAGCGCGAACACCTCGCCTCGATCCAGATCGTCCTGAACCCCTTCCGCCTCAAGCCTCTCGAGCAGGTCGTGCCCCGGGCCCGCGAGAAGGGCGTGGCCGTCATCGCCCGCGTCCCGCTCGCCTCCGGTCTGCTGACCGGCAAGTTCTCCGCGGACACCACCTTCGCCGCCGACGACCACCGCAGCTTCAACCGCCACGGCGAGGCCTTCGACCAGGGCGAGACCTTCGCCGGTGTCGAGTACGAGCTGGGCCTGGAGTCCGTCGCACGCCTCGAGCACGCGCTGCGCTGGGAGATGCCGCTGCCGGAGGCGTCGCTGCGCTGGATCCTCGCCCAGGACGGCGTGACCGCCGCGATCCCCGGAGCCAGCAGCGGCGAGCAGGCCCGGCGCAATGCCGCCGCGGGAAGCGTCGCCACCGACGAGCAGCAGCAGATCCTCGCCCGCTTCGACGAGGCCGTGCGCGAGACCTACGACGAGCTGCTGCGGGAGTCGATCCACCCACGCTGGTGA
- a CDS encoding histidine phosphatase family protein yields the protein MRLLLIRHGQTPSNVRGALDTARPGPGLTDLGCEQARAVPEALTGEEIAGLYVSPLLRTQQTAAPLASARGLTAEVTEGLEEIAAGDHEMGRDHAAVAAYQENLVRWAEGDLDHAIPGGEDGHTFFGRYDAALRTIAAQHPEEATVAVVSHGAAIRIYATVAAGLDLETLDDQPLYNTGMVVLSGNPDHGWELSSWINDPVGGAHLRGDTRHDVTADDTTDAVQDVTDDA from the coding sequence ATGCGTCTTCTCCTCATCCGTCATGGCCAGACCCCGAGCAACGTCCGCGGTGCGCTCGACACCGCTCGCCCCGGCCCGGGGTTGACCGACCTGGGCTGCGAACAGGCCCGGGCGGTGCCGGAGGCGCTGACCGGGGAGGAGATCGCCGGCCTGTACGTCTCCCCGCTGCTGCGCACTCAGCAGACCGCCGCTCCCCTGGCGTCCGCACGCGGGCTCACCGCCGAAGTCACCGAGGGCCTCGAGGAGATCGCGGCCGGGGACCACGAGATGGGCCGCGACCACGCGGCCGTCGCCGCCTACCAGGAGAACCTCGTGCGCTGGGCAGAGGGCGACCTCGACCATGCGATCCCCGGCGGCGAGGACGGGCACACCTTCTTCGGCCGCTACGACGCCGCGCTGCGCACGATCGCCGCGCAGCATCCCGAGGAGGCCACCGTCGCCGTCGTCAGCCACGGCGCCGCGATCCGCATCTACGCCACCGTCGCCGCGGGGCTGGATCTCGAGACACTGGACGACCAGCCGTTGTACAACACGGGCATGGTGGTGCTCAGCGGGAATCCCGATCACGGCTGGGAGCTGAGCTCATGGATCAACGACCCCGTCGGCGGTGCGCATCTGCGCGGCGACACCCGCCACGACGTCACAGCCGACGACACCACCGATGCGGTCCAGGACGTGACTGACGACGCGTGA
- a CDS encoding dihydroxyacetone kinase subunit DhaK: MRRSIVNDVDDLIPEALEGLALTHPSMLTLDTEHRFLTRAEPARDKVGLVSGGGSGHEPLHAGFVGTGMLDVAVAGAVFASPTALQVLAATKAADAGRGVVQIVKNYTGDVLNFRIAGEISGDDAIDTEIVLVDDDVATDSGDDGPGRRGTAATVIVEKVCGAAAEEGASLAEVAAIGRRAAASARTMSLALAAGTHPGDDRPQFDLGDDEVELGVGIHGERAAKRASFTDANGLTDLLLEPLLAELDLSRGDEVVAIVNGLGSTYPLELQLVARALHHRLGDAGVEISRWLVGSYVTSLDMHGVSITLMPLDDELRRLWDAPVRTPALTW, translated from the coding sequence GTGCGCCGCAGCATCGTGAACGACGTCGATGACCTGATCCCCGAGGCCCTCGAGGGCCTCGCCCTGACCCATCCGTCGATGCTCACCCTGGACACCGAGCACCGCTTCCTCACCCGCGCCGAGCCCGCCCGGGACAAGGTGGGCCTGGTCTCCGGCGGCGGCTCCGGCCACGAGCCCCTGCACGCCGGGTTCGTCGGCACCGGCATGCTCGACGTGGCGGTCGCCGGCGCCGTCTTCGCCAGCCCCACCGCTCTGCAGGTCCTCGCGGCCACCAAAGCGGCCGATGCGGGCCGCGGCGTGGTCCAGATCGTCAAGAACTACACCGGCGACGTGCTGAACTTCCGCATCGCCGGAGAGATCAGCGGCGACGACGCGATCGACACCGAGATCGTGCTCGTGGACGACGACGTCGCCACCGACAGCGGGGACGACGGCCCCGGGCGACGTGGCACCGCCGCCACCGTGATCGTGGAGAAGGTCTGCGGAGCGGCCGCGGAGGAGGGCGCGAGCCTCGCGGAGGTCGCGGCGATCGGACGTCGCGCCGCGGCGTCGGCCCGCACCATGTCCCTGGCGCTGGCCGCCGGCACCCACCCGGGCGATGACCGCCCCCAGTTCGACCTCGGGGACGACGAGGTCGAGCTCGGTGTGGGAATCCACGGCGAACGGGCCGCGAAGCGCGCCTCCTTCACCGACGCGAACGGGCTCACCGACCTCCTGCTCGAGCCGTTGCTGGCCGAGCTCGACCTGAGCCGCGGCGACGAGGTCGTCGCGATCGTCAACGGCCTGGGCTCCACCTACCCCCTCGAGCTGCAGCTCGTCGCCCGCGCCCTGCACCACCGCCTCGGCGACGCGGGGGTCGAGATCAGCCGCTGGCTCGTCGGCTCGTATGTGACCAGCCTGGACATGCACGGGGTCTCGATCACCCTGATGCCCCTGGACGACGAGCTGCGCCGCCTCTGGGACGCCCCCGTCCGCACCCCGGCCCTGACCTGGTAA